In Sphingobium amiense, a genomic segment contains:
- the serB gene encoding phosphoserine phosphatase SerB, whose amino-acid sequence MFVATLVASGSMGQGDIAEAADRLNEAGCQSEGSEWLDAGKAADLFFAAEPVAARSALTGLGQGIDVIVQPVAIREKELLIADMDSTMITVECIDELADYAGIKPQIAEITERAMRGELGFEGALRERVALLKGLDADAIDRCRIERVRIMPGAKALVRTMKARGARTLLVSGGFTRFTGPVAGEIGFDAHVANVLDIADGALAGTVATPIVDAARKRTELEAAIASGIDRARTLAVGDGANDIPMIEGAGLGVAYHAKPKTRAAAAAEIVHGDLSALLYAQGIGSAQWVTE is encoded by the coding sequence ATGTTCGTCGCGACCTTAGTGGCAAGTGGCTCCATGGGGCAGGGGGATATTGCCGAGGCCGCCGACCGGCTGAACGAAGCGGGGTGCCAGAGCGAAGGCAGCGAGTGGCTGGACGCGGGCAAGGCGGCGGACCTGTTCTTCGCGGCAGAGCCGGTCGCCGCCCGCTCCGCTCTGACGGGGCTGGGGCAGGGGATCGACGTGATCGTCCAGCCCGTCGCGATCCGGGAGAAAGAACTGCTGATCGCGGACATGGATTCGACCATGATTACGGTCGAGTGCATCGACGAGCTGGCCGACTATGCCGGGATCAAACCGCAGATAGCCGAGATCACCGAGCGGGCGATGCGCGGCGAACTGGGGTTCGAGGGCGCGCTGCGGGAACGGGTGGCGCTTCTGAAAGGGCTGGACGCCGACGCCATCGACCGCTGCCGGATCGAGCGGGTGAGGATCATGCCGGGCGCGAAGGCGCTCGTCCGCACGATGAAGGCGCGGGGCGCGCGGACGCTGCTGGTGTCGGGCGGCTTTACCCGTTTCACCGGGCCGGTGGCGGGAGAGATCGGCTTCGACGCGCATGTCGCCAATGTGCTGGACATCGCCGACGGTGCGCTCGCGGGGACGGTCGCGACGCCCATCGTCGATGCGGCGCGCAAGCGGACGGAGCTGGAAGCCGCGATCGCGTCGGGCATCGACCGCGCTCGCACGCTGGCGGTGGGCGACGGCGCGAACGACATTCCGATGATCGAGGGCGCGGGCCTCGGCGTTGCCTACCACGCCAAGCCAAAGACGCGCGCGGCGGCGGCGGCGGAGATCGTGCATGGCGATCTGTCCGCGCTGCTCTATGCGCAGGGCATCGGTTCGGCGCAGTGGGTGACGGAATAG
- a CDS encoding Rap1a/Tai family immunity protein: MRKIWVTAMAALCTMLPATAYAGFYGGDALYESCTADRDAKDYFERSYECVGYIAGAVDAFNTTREANGLKSCIPGDVTLNDLRRTTVDYLGKNPRDRAANSASSQVFAAIRKAWPCKAAPAKKKLAARKKR; this comes from the coding sequence ATGAGAAAAATCTGGGTGACAGCCATGGCGGCGCTCTGCACGATGCTGCCCGCAACCGCTTATGCCGGTTTCTACGGCGGCGACGCGCTCTACGAAAGCTGCACGGCGGACAGGGACGCGAAGGATTACTTCGAGCGGTCCTACGAATGCGTCGGCTATATCGCCGGGGCGGTCGATGCGTTCAACACCACGCGCGAGGCGAACGGCCTCAAAAGCTGCATCCCCGGCGACGTGACGCTCAACGACCTGCGCCGCACGACGGTGGATTATCTGGGCAAGAACCCCAGGGACCGCGCCGCCAACTCCGCCTCGTCGCAGGTCTTCGCCGCCATCCGCAAAGCCTGGCCGTGCAAGGCCGCGCCCGCGAAGAAGAAGCTCGCCGCAAGGAAGAAGCGCTGA
- the miaA gene encoding tRNA (adenosine(37)-N6)-dimethylallyltransferase MiaA, with translation MPYSKSQTGESRPRVALIAGPTASGKSALAVEVARAAGGVVINADASQVYADLRLLSARPSEEEMGGVPHRLFGHIDGAEACTAARWAAEAKAEIAAAHTAGRLPVLVGGTGLYIRTLLDGIAPVPDIDPDIRAAVRALPVAEAHAALAHEDPEAAARLAPADTTRVARALEVVRSTGVPLKQWQRRKEGGIGDRIALSPLILLPPRDWLAARCDARFAAMLEQGAVAEVEALLARDLDPALPVMRAIGVPEIAALLKGDSDMDTCIAKGSLATRQYAKRQYTWFANQSPPGWPREMGAMDKLTTADLATKLQ, from the coding sequence ATGCCTTACTCCAAATCCCAGACAGGCGAATCCCGCCCGCGCGTGGCGCTTATTGCCGGGCCGACCGCCAGCGGCAAGAGCGCGCTTGCCGTAGAGGTGGCGAGGGCCGCCGGGGGGGTCGTCATCAACGCCGACGCCAGTCAGGTCTATGCCGACCTGCGCCTGCTGTCCGCCCGCCCGTCCGAAGAGGAAATGGGCGGCGTGCCCCACCGCCTCTTCGGCCATATCGACGGGGCGGAGGCATGCACCGCCGCGCGCTGGGCGGCGGAGGCGAAGGCGGAGATTGCTGCGGCCCATACGGCGGGACGGCTGCCGGTGCTGGTCGGCGGCACCGGCCTTTATATCCGCACCCTGCTGGACGGCATCGCGCCGGTGCCGGACATCGACCCCGACATCCGCGCCGCCGTCCGCGCGCTGCCGGTGGCGGAGGCGCACGCGGCGCTGGCGCATGAAGATCCGGAAGCCGCCGCCCGCCTCGCCCCCGCCGACACGACGCGCGTCGCCCGCGCGCTGGAAGTGGTGCGCTCGACCGGCGTGCCGCTGAAGCAGTGGCAGCGGCGCAAGGAAGGCGGAATCGGTGACCGGATCGCCCTGTCGCCGCTGATCCTTCTCCCGCCGCGCGACTGGCTGGCGGCGCGCTGCGACGCGCGCTTCGCCGCGATGCTGGAACAGGGCGCGGTGGCGGAGGTAGAGGCGCTGCTGGCGCGCGACCTCGATCCCGCTCTTCCGGTGATGCGCGCCATCGGCGTGCCGGAAATCGCCGCGCTCCTTAAAGGAGACAGCGACATGGACACCTGCATCGCGAAAGGCAGCCTTGCCACCCGCCAATATGCCAAGCGCCAATATACGTGGTTCGCCAACCAAAGCCCGCCCGGCTGGCCACGGGAAATGGGGGCGATGGACAAACTGACAACGGCGGACTTAGCAACTAAATTACAATAA
- the ruvX gene encoding Holliday junction resolvase RuvX, whose translation MTLVTTDRAAFRAALPQGGRLIGMDVGTKTIGLALCDAEWTIASPAYTVARTKFGKDKIGLAAFIEQQQVKGVVIGLPLNLDGSSSPRAQASRAFAHNIADLGHPILLWDERWSTQAVTRTLLEADASRARRDELVDKLAASYILQGAIDGLVAGLE comes from the coding sequence ATGACGCTCGTGACGACCGACCGCGCCGCCTTCCGCGCCGCGCTGCCGCAGGGCGGGCGGCTGATCGGGATGGATGTGGGCACCAAGACCATCGGCCTTGCCCTGTGTGACGCCGAATGGACCATCGCCAGCCCCGCCTACACCGTCGCCCGCACCAAATTCGGCAAAGACAAGATCGGCCTTGCCGCCTTCATCGAGCAGCAGCAGGTGAAGGGCGTCGTCATCGGCCTGCCGCTCAACCTCGACGGATCGAGTTCGCCGCGCGCGCAGGCGAGCCGGGCCTTCGCCCACAATATCGCAGACCTTGGTCATCCCATCCTCCTGTGGGACGAGCGCTGGTCGACGCAGGCGGTGACGCGAACCTTGCTGGAGGCGGACGCCAGCCGGGCCCGACGCGACGAACTGGTGGACAAGCTCGCGGCGAGCTACATCCTGCAGGGCGCGATCGACGGGCTGGTCGCGGGACTGGAGTGA